One region of Corvus cornix cornix isolate S_Up_H32 chromosome 14, ASM73873v5, whole genome shotgun sequence genomic DNA includes:
- the LOC104684655 gene encoding nucleoside diphosphate kinase A-like isoform X2, translated as MCWYFQRLILKGAEPRAFGGVNERTFVAIKPDGVQRHLVGEIIRRFERKGLQLVGMKLLQASEELLKEHYIALRDRPFYGRLVKYMSSGPIVAMVWQGLDVVKTVRTMIGETNPAESRPGTIRGDFCVEVSKNVIHGSDSVESAQQEISLWFRPEELPCWEDTAAHWIYE; from the exons ATGTGCTGGTATTTCCAGAGGCTAATCTTGAAGGGAGCTGAACCAAGAG ccttcGGCGGGGTCAATGAACGAACCTTCGTGGCCATCAAACCGGACGGGGTCCAGCGGCACCTGGTCGGGGAGATCATCCGGCGCTTCGAGAGGAAGGGGCTGCAGTTGGTGGGGatgaagctgctgcag gcctcggaggagctgctgaaggaacACTACATCGCCCTGCGGGACCGTCCCTTCTACGGCCGTCTGGTGAAGTACATGAGCTCCGGGCCCATCGTGGCCATG GTCTGGCAGGGCCTGGATGTGGTGAAGACAGTTCGCACCATGATCGGGGAGACCAATCCAGCTGAATCCAGGCCTGGCACCATCCGAGGGGACTTCTGTGTTGAAGTCAGCAA GAATGTGATCCACGGCAGTGACTCAGTGGAGAGCGCCCAGCAGGAGATCTCGCTCTGGTTCCGCCCAGAGGAGCTGCCGTGCTGGGAGGACACAGCTGCACACTGGATCTACGAGTGA
- the LOC104684655 gene encoding nucleoside diphosphate kinase 3-like isoform X1: MVPRGAVTARGELGPFKSAAAMICLVLGLFAGLFHSAFGGVNERTFVAIKPDGVQRHLVGEIIRRFERKGLQLVGMKLLQASEELLKEHYIALRDRPFYGRLVKYMSSGPIVAMVWQGLDVVKTVRTMIGETNPAESRPGTIRGDFCVEVSKNVIHGSDSVESAQQEISLWFRPEELPCWEDTAAHWIYE, encoded by the exons ATGGTTCCGCGGGGGGCGGTGACAGCGCGGGGGGAGCTCGGCCCCTTTAAGAGCGCTGCCGCCATGAtctgcctggtgctggggctCTTCGCCGGCCTCTTCCACAGTG ccttcGGCGGGGTCAATGAACGAACCTTCGTGGCCATCAAACCGGACGGGGTCCAGCGGCACCTGGTCGGGGAGATCATCCGGCGCTTCGAGAGGAAGGGGCTGCAGTTGGTGGGGatgaagctgctgcag gcctcggaggagctgctgaaggaacACTACATCGCCCTGCGGGACCGTCCCTTCTACGGCCGTCTGGTGAAGTACATGAGCTCCGGGCCCATCGTGGCCATG GTCTGGCAGGGCCTGGATGTGGTGAAGACAGTTCGCACCATGATCGGGGAGACCAATCCAGCTGAATCCAGGCCTGGCACCATCCGAGGGGACTTCTGTGTTGAAGTCAGCAA GAATGTGATCCACGGCAGTGACTCAGTGGAGAGCGCCCAGCAGGAGATCTCGCTCTGGTTCCGCCCAGAGGAGCTGCCGTGCTGGGAGGACACAGCTGCACACTGGATCTACGAGTGA